One genomic window of Prochlorococcus sp. MIT 0801 includes the following:
- a CDS encoding 4'-phosphopantetheinyl transferase superfamily protein — translation MITTQRNNKRVLGLWLFLMPSKLLPISSEEKEWVQKLTPRRGLLYHFSRGCLRHVMSNLTGLDPLDIPLKADPGEPPLLAAGWGHISMSHCADALLIGWSSGKIGVDIERKDREFQAYKLSKRFFTQYENCEIENLSPRQAKELVLKRWVIIEAAVKWQRGKIANNINQWIWKNKSSFAHHKKLGHKVKIYQQNYDQWTYAIALDEDSTIYKPIICLD, via the coding sequence ATGATTACAACTCAAAGAAACAATAAAAGAGTACTAGGTCTTTGGCTTTTTTTGATGCCATCAAAACTTTTACCAATAAGCAGCGAAGAAAAAGAATGGGTTCAAAAGTTAACACCAAGAAGAGGTTTGCTTTATCACTTTTCTAGAGGCTGCCTAAGACATGTAATGTCCAACCTTACAGGCTTAGACCCTTTAGATATACCTCTCAAAGCCGATCCTGGAGAACCGCCTTTATTGGCTGCAGGATGGGGTCATATCAGCATGAGTCACTGTGCTGATGCCTTATTAATAGGATGGTCCTCAGGAAAAATTGGGGTTGATATTGAAAGAAAGGATAGAGAGTTTCAAGCTTATAAATTGTCAAAACGTTTTTTCACTCAATATGAGAATTGCGAAATAGAAAATTTATCTCCAAGACAAGCAAAAGAACTAGTACTAAAAAGATGGGTAATAATAGAAGCCGCAGTTAAATGGCAGAGAGGAAAAATAGCAAATAATATCAATCAATGGATTTGGAAGAATAAATCATCATTTGCACATCATAAAAAACTTGGTCACAAAGTAAAAATTTACCAACAAAATTATGATCAATGGACGTATGCAATTGCATTAGATGAAGATTCAACAATATATAAGCCAATAATTTGCCTAGATTAA
- a CDS encoding type III pantothenate kinase: protein MFLEKNYLMIGNTRWHWASKRKKNWKYFHTSPNPIEFQNNDYSQLIWASVGSVPENIKLCPSKKINLDDVPLINLPSNLGIDRALASWSAYKKQSSFKSKEQDLIVIDAGTIMSVTKITKKGVFAGGELISGLRLQLSSMANGSLNLENPIIKTIPIETFQHETKNAMVRGAMNGLLGLILKIFEETKLPIWMCGGDAPLILNELKNTHININHCPNLVLEGMIDVDQKINSI from the coding sequence GTGTTTTTAGAAAAAAATTACTTAATGATTGGGAATACAAGATGGCATTGGGCAAGCAAGAGAAAAAAAAATTGGAAATATTTTCATACCTCGCCAAATCCTATCGAATTTCAAAATAATGATTATTCACAGTTAATTTGGGCCTCAGTTGGTTCCGTCCCTGAGAACATTAAATTATGCCCTTCAAAAAAAATAAATTTAGATGATGTTCCGCTCATCAATCTTCCATCTAATTTAGGGATTGATAGAGCTCTAGCTTCATGGAGTGCTTATAAAAAGCAATCATCTTTCAAAAGCAAAGAGCAAGACTTAATTGTTATTGATGCAGGCACAATCATGAGCGTCACAAAAATAACAAAAAAAGGTGTATTCGCTGGGGGGGAATTAATTTCTGGATTAAGACTTCAATTATCTTCTATGGCAAATGGTTCATTAAATTTAGAAAATCCAATCATCAAGACAATCCCAATAGAGACATTTCAACATGAAACTAAAAATGCAATGGTCAGAGGGGCAATGAATGGCTTATTAGGGTTAATCTTAAAAATATTCGAGGAAACAAAATTACCAATATGGATGTGCGGAGGTGATGCTCCACTGATATTAAATGAACTTAAAAATACACATATTAATATCAATCATTGTCCTAATCTAGTTCTAGAAGGAATGATTGATGTAGACCAGAAAATTAATTCAATTTAA
- the bcp gene encoding thioredoxin-dependent thiol peroxidase produces the protein MTLCIGDSAPDFTLPNQDGVDISLSSFKGSRVVIYFYPKDDTPGCTKEACSFRDNWELFKSNNIQVLGISKDASKSHIKFIDKHKLPFTLLTDSDPCPVATLYESYGLKKFMGREYYGMIRHTFVIDKNGKIELIYLKVKSANMANQILNDLKLN, from the coding sequence ATGACTCTCTGTATAGGTGATTCTGCACCAGATTTCACTCTTCCTAATCAAGATGGTGTTGATATCAGTCTCTCATCATTCAAAGGTTCGAGAGTAGTAATTTATTTTTATCCAAAGGATGATACTCCTGGTTGCACTAAAGAAGCTTGCAGCTTTAGAGATAATTGGGAGCTTTTCAAATCAAACAATATTCAGGTTTTAGGAATTAGTAAGGATGCCTCAAAATCGCATATAAAATTCATTGATAAACATAAATTACCTTTTACACTTTTAACCGATAGTGACCCATGTCCTGTTGCGACATTATACGAAAGTTATGGCTTGAAGAAATTTATGGGTAGAGAGTATTATGGAATGATAAGACATACTTTTGTTATAGATAAAAATGGGAAAATAGAATTAATCTATTTAAAAGTAAAATCAGCAAATATGGCTAATCAAATTTTAAATGATCTTAAATTGAATTAA
- a CDS encoding AAA family ATPase, with the protein MAKDLFAFNGEQLIQKNAPLADRLRPQTLDEFVGQDHILAQGRLLRRSIVADKVGNLLLYGPPGVGKTTLARIIAFNTLSHFSVVNAALAGIKDLKSEIESAIDRLNKFGKRTILFIDEVHRFNTAQQDALLPWVENGTLTLIGATTENPYFEVNKALVSRSRLFRLNSLNSKALHQLLQRALNDKERGYGLKLINLASEAEDHLVDVCNGDARILLNALELAVESTIANQDSSISIDLKIAEDSIQERAVLYDKKGDAHFDTISAFIKSLRGSDPDAALFWLARMLEAGESPRFIFRRMLISAGEDIGLADPNAIVVVESCAAAFDRIGLPEGIYPLAQATLYLAATEKSNSVKAIFKAVQKVKDSHKQNVPSHLKDANRDQEAFGDGIGYRYPHAFSKNWVPQQYLPDTLLNEIFWEPTENGWEGKRRSLLNERRSEQLASLIEVEQQNPLTITSGKADNDLEKWLSRQVLKEEKRLKNLISKLWLGISWKKNHRVLVLAPSSLLWSLKPLRETSEGGVVLAVSEDNHPRLLAEMETLAPMERPTLIDSKVESIRKLEDNLKFEVIGGRIPWRVFSETNFFELWPILTEKCVVNTELSLIISNPCSGPAFSLKESLELYSNKKNPDFSLLSDLICKEEKWLNKQEYKKKFILQLEKLGWNISSEEWTEFVYQKVDASIIKRWLNKGSEYRKIILKNCEEETLIRLQELFQRLDGQIIKQKLIHTKFLAKNNN; encoded by the coding sequence TTGGCCAAAGATCTGTTTGCTTTTAATGGTGAACAGCTAATACAGAAAAATGCTCCTTTAGCTGATCGCTTACGGCCTCAAACACTGGATGAATTTGTTGGTCAAGATCACATTCTTGCTCAAGGACGTTTATTGAGACGTTCAATTGTTGCTGACAAAGTAGGCAATTTATTGCTTTATGGACCTCCTGGAGTTGGTAAGACTACTTTGGCTAGGATTATCGCATTCAATACTTTATCTCACTTTAGTGTTGTAAATGCAGCATTGGCTGGCATCAAGGATTTGAAATCTGAGATAGAGTCGGCAATCGATAGATTAAATAAATTTGGTAAACGCACAATTTTATTTATTGATGAGGTTCATAGATTTAATACTGCTCAACAAGATGCCTTATTACCTTGGGTTGAAAATGGAACTTTGACCCTGATTGGGGCTACAACGGAAAATCCATATTTTGAAGTAAATAAAGCTTTGGTAAGTAGATCTAGATTATTTCGTTTAAATAGTCTGAATTCAAAAGCATTACATCAATTGCTGCAACGAGCTTTGAATGATAAAGAAAGGGGATATGGGTTGAAATTAATCAATTTAGCTAGTGAAGCTGAGGATCATTTGGTTGATGTGTGTAATGGCGATGCACGCATTTTGCTTAATGCGCTTGAGCTTGCTGTAGAGAGCACTATTGCAAATCAAGATAGTTCAATCAGTATTGATCTCAAGATTGCTGAGGATTCAATTCAAGAACGAGCGGTTTTATACGACAAAAAAGGTGATGCCCATTTTGATACCATCAGCGCTTTTATTAAGTCATTAAGAGGTTCGGATCCTGATGCGGCATTGTTTTGGCTTGCTCGAATGTTGGAGGCTGGAGAAAGTCCACGATTCATTTTTAGGCGTATGCTCATCTCAGCAGGAGAAGATATTGGTCTTGCTGATCCCAATGCAATTGTCGTAGTTGAGTCATGCGCTGCGGCTTTTGATCGAATAGGTTTGCCAGAGGGCATTTACCCACTGGCTCAGGCAACTTTGTACTTGGCTGCAACGGAGAAAAGCAATAGTGTGAAGGCTATTTTTAAGGCAGTTCAGAAAGTTAAAGATTCCCACAAGCAAAATGTTCCATCTCACCTTAAAGATGCAAATCGAGATCAAGAAGCTTTTGGAGATGGCATTGGTTATAGGTATCCCCATGCATTTTCAAAAAATTGGGTTCCACAGCAATATTTGCCAGATACTTTGCTAAACGAGATTTTTTGGGAGCCAACTGAAAATGGATGGGAAGGAAAAAGACGATCTCTTTTGAATGAGAGAAGATCTGAACAGTTGGCTTCATTAATTGAAGTTGAGCAACAAAATCCTTTAACTATTACATCTGGCAAAGCTGATAATGATTTGGAAAAATGGTTATCTCGTCAAGTTTTGAAAGAGGAGAAACGATTAAAAAATTTGATTTCTAAATTATGGTTAGGTATTTCTTGGAAAAAAAATCATAGAGTTTTAGTTTTAGCACCTAGTTCTTTGCTTTGGTCATTAAAGCCTTTAAGAGAGACATCTGAAGGGGGCGTTGTTTTGGCTGTATCAGAAGATAATCATCCAAGGCTATTAGCTGAAATGGAAACTTTAGCGCCTATGGAGAGACCAACCTTAATTGATTCAAAAGTTGAATCAATTAGAAAATTAGAAGACAATCTCAAGTTTGAGGTAATTGGAGGAAGGATTCCTTGGAGAGTTTTTTCTGAAACAAATTTCTTTGAATTGTGGCCGATTCTTACTGAAAAATGTGTGGTGAATACAGAATTAAGTTTGATTATAAGTAACCCATGTTCTGGCCCTGCTTTTTCTTTAAAGGAAAGCTTAGAGTTGTATAGTAATAAGAAAAATCCTGATTTTTCATTATTGAGTGATTTGATTTGTAAAGAAGAGAAGTGGTTAAATAAGCAAGAATATAAAAAGAAATTTATTCTACAATTAGAAAAATTAGGCTGGAATATTTCTTCTGAAGAATGGACTGAGTTTGTATATCAAAAAGTTGATGCTAGTATAATTAAAAGGTGGCTTAATAAAGGAAGTGAGTATCGAAAAATTATTCTAAAAAATTGTGAGGAAGAAACATTAATTAGATTGCAAGAGTTATTTCAAAGATTGGATGGCCAGATTATAAAACAAAAGCTTATTCACACTAAATTTCTTGCTAAGAATAATAATTAA